A DNA window from Hevea brasiliensis isolate MT/VB/25A 57/8 chromosome 2, ASM3005281v1, whole genome shotgun sequence contains the following coding sequences:
- the LOC110671086 gene encoding membrin-11, whose protein sequence is MAMAVEGGRTLSEIYQNAKKVLLIARDGVERLERLESSTSNGRLDFPELSFKVKKDISQIQSLCAEMDRLWRPIAAKPQRDLWKRKVELVAEEAESLKQSLDRYFSRNQRRMREAQERAELLGRANGESAHVLRIFDEEAQAMQSVQNSKRMLQESLSTGTAILSKYSEQRERLKNAQRKALDVLNTVGLSNSVLRLIERRNRVDRWIKYMGMLITLAVLYFLVTWNR, encoded by the exons GACTCTATCCGAGATTTATCAGAATGCTAAGAAGGTCCTGCTCATAGCTCGAGACGGCGTCGAGAGATTGGAGCGTCTCGAGAGTTCAACGTCTAATGGAAGGTTGGACTTCCCTGAGCTCTCATTCAAGGTTAAAAAGGACATCTCTCAGATCCAGTCCCTTTGCGCTGAAATGGATCGTCTCTGGCGCCCAATCGCTGCTAAACCCCAACGTGATCTCTGGAAAAG AAAGGTAGAACTAGTAGCAGAAGAAGCTGAATCATTAAAACAAAGTCTGGATAGATACTTCTCAAGGAATCAAAGGCGGATGAGGGAAGCTCAGGAGAGGGCAGAATTGCTTGGAAGAGCA AATGGTGAATCAGCTCATGTTTTAAGAATATTTGATGAGGAAGCACAAGCAATGCAGTCAGTTCAAAATTCAAAAAGGATGTTGCAAGAATCTTTATCAACAGGAACGGCCATCCTTTCCAAATATTCAGAGCAAAGGGAACGCTTGAAG AATGCACAACGCAAAGCTTTGGATGTTCTCAACACAGTGGGGCTCTCCAACTCTGTATTGAGACTCATTGAGAGGCGGAATCGTGTAGATAGATGGATCAAATATATGGGAATGCTCATAACACTTGCTGTCTTGTATTTTCTTGTGACTTGGAATCGTTGA